From Panthera uncia isolate 11264 chromosome E1, Puncia_PCG_1.0, whole genome shotgun sequence, one genomic window encodes:
- the CLUH gene encoding clustered mitochondria protein homolog isoform X2, whose amino-acid sequence MVIKTDELPVAAPADGAREPSSQAGGKGRPGAAALPSVMLLNGDCPESLKREERAAEPPRENGLDESEPGEETTGQEVIVIQDTGFSVKILAPGIEPFSLQVSPQEMVQEIHQVLMDREDTCHRTCFSLHLDGNMLDHFSELRSVEGLQEGSVLRVVEEPYTVREARIHVRHVRDLLKSLDPSDAFNGVDCNSLSFLSVFTDGDLGDSGKRKKGLEMDPIDCTPPEYILPGSRERPLCPLQPQNRDWKPLQCLKVLTMSGWNPPPGNRKMHGDLMYLFVITAEDRQVSITASTRGFYLNQSTAYHFNPKPASPRFLSHSLVELLNQISPTFKKNFAVLQKKRVQRHPFERIATPFQVYSWTAPQAEHAMDCVRAEDAYTSRLGYEEHIPGQTRDWNEELQTTRELPRKNLPERLLRERAIFKVHSDFTAAATRGAMAVIDGNVMAINPSEETKMQMFIWNNIFFSLGFDVRDHYKDFGGDVAAYVAPTNDLNGVRTYNAVDVEGLYTLGTVVVDYRGYRVTAQSIIPGILERDQEQSVIYGSIDFGKTVMSHPRYLELLERTSRPLKILRHRVLNDRGEEVELCSSVECKGIIGNDGRHYILDLLRTFPPDLNFLPVPGEALPEECTRAGFPRAHRHKLCCLRQELVDAFVEHRYLLFMKLAALQLMQQKASKMENPTTLENGDPPSSEPKPEDPPGPEAGSEEEGGSASGLAKVKELAETIASDDGTDPRSREVIRNACKAVGSISCTAFDVRFNPDIFSPGVRFPESCQEEVRDQKQLLKDAAAFLLSCQIPGLVKDCIDHAVLPMDGATLAEVMRQRGINMRYLGKVLDLVLRSPAREQLDHIYKIGIGELITRSAKHIFKTYLQGVELSGLSAAISHFLNCFLSSYPNPVAHLPADELISKKRNRRRRNRPPGAADNTAWAVMTPQELWKNICQEAKNYFGFSLECETVDQAVETYGLQKITLLREISLKTGIQILLKEYSFDSRHKPAFTEEDVLNIFPVVKHVNPKASDAFHFFQSGQAKVQQGFLKEGCELINEALNLFNNVYGAMHVEICACLRLLARLHYIMGDYAEALSNQQKAVLMSERVMGIEHPNTIQEYMHLALYCFASSQLSTALSLLYRARYLTLLVFGEDHPEMALLDNNIGLVLHGVMEYDLSLRFLENALAVSTKYHGPKSLKVALSHHLVARVYESKAEFRSALQHEKEGYTIYKTQLGEDHEKTKESSEYLKCLTQQAVALQRTMNEIYRNGSSANIPPLKFTAPSMASVLEQLNVINGILFIPLSQKDLENLKAEVARRHQLQEAGKNRDKAEEPMATEPEPAGVPEDSASQPQAAKDPSSLGLQG is encoded by the exons ATGGTCATCAAAACGGACGAGTTGCCGGTCGCCGCCCCGGCCGACGGCGCCCGGGAGCCCAGCTCGCAGGCCGGTGGCAAGGGGCGGCCGGGCGCGGCCG CGCTGCCATCAGTCATGCTACTGAATGGAGACTGTCCAGAGAGcctaaaaagggaagaaagggctGCTGAGCCGCCCAGGGAAAATGGTCTGGATGAATCCGAGCCAGGAGAGGAGACGACTGGACAGGAGGTCATTGTCATTCAGGACACAGGCTTTTCTGTGAAGATCCTGGcacctgggattgagcccttctCTTTACAG GTGTCCCCCCAGGAGATGGTACAGGAGATCCACCAGGTACTCATGGACCGTGAAGACACGTGTCACCGCACCTGCTTCTCGCTGCACCTGGATGGCAACATGCTGGACCACTTCTCAGAGCTGCGCAGTGTCGAGGGGCTGCAGGAGGGCTCGGTGCTACGCGTGGTGGAAG AACCATACACGGTACGTGAGGCCCGCATCCACGTGCGCCATGTCCGAGACCTGCTCAAGAGCCTGGACCCATCTGATGCCTTCAACGGGGTTGATTGCAACTCCTTGTCCTTCCTGAGCGTCTTTACCGATGGCGACCTGGGAG ACAGCGGGAAGCGGAAGAAGGGCTTGGAGATGGACCCCATTGACTGCACACCACCTGAGTACATCCTTCCAGGGAGCCGGGAACGGCCGTTGTGTCCCCTGCAGCCCCAGAACCGTGACTGGAAG CCCCTGCAGTGCCTGAAAGTTCTTACCATGAGTGGCTGGAACCCACCCCCTGGGAACCGCAAGATGCATGGGGACCTCATGTACCTGTTTGTGATCACAGCCGAGGACCGGCAAGTCAGCATCACAGCATCCACGCGGGGCTTTTACCTGAACCA GTCCACGGCTTATCACTTCAATCCCAAGCCTGCCAGCCCCCGCTTCCTCAGCCATTCCCTAGTGGAGCTGCTCAACCAGATCAGCCCAACCTTCAAAAAAAACTTTGCCGTGCTGCAGAAGAAAAG GGTCCAGCGCCACCCATTCGAGAGGATTGCCACCCCGTTCCAGGTGTACAGCTGGACAGCACCCCAGGCAGAGCATGCTATGGACTGCGTGCGTGCGGAGGACGCCTACACCTCCAGGCTGGGCTATGAGGAGCACATCCCTGGACAG ACCCGGGACTGGAACGAGGAGCTGCAGACGACAAGGGAGCTTCCCCGCAAGAACCTGCCTGAGCGGCTCCTTCGAGAAAGAGCTATATTCAAG GTGCACAGCGACTTCACGGCTGCAGCCACACGGGGCGCCATGGCGGTCATCGACGGCAACGTGATGGCCATCAACCCCAGTGAGGAGACCAAGATGCAGATGTTCATCTGGAATAACATCTTCTTTAGCCTGGGCTTTGATGTTCGTGACCACTACAAGGACTTCGGTGGGGATGTGGCGGCCTACGTGGCGCCCACCAATGACCTGAATGGTGTGCGCACGTACAACGCCGTGGACGTGGAGGGGCTGTACACGCTGGGGACGGTGGTGGTGGATTACCGTGGCTACCGCGTCACGGCCCAGTCCATCATCCCTGGCATCCTGGAGCGGGACCAGGAGCAGAGCGTCATCTACGGCTCCATTGACTTTGGCAAGACGGTGATGTCGCACCCTAGATACCTGGAGCTGCTGGAACGTACTAGTCGGCCGCTCAAGATCCTGAGGCACCGGGTGCTCAACGACCGCGGCGAGGAGGTGGAGCTCTGCTCCTCCGTGGAGTGCAAGGGTATCATCGGCAACGACGGGCGCCACTACATCCTCGACTTGCTGCGCACCTTCCCCCCTGACCTCAACTTCCTGCCCGTGCCCGGCGAGGCGCTGCCCGAGGAGTGCACCCGCGCCGGCTTCCCCCGGGCGCACCGGCACAAGCTCTGTTGCCTGCGCCAGGAGCTGGTGGACGCCTTTGTGGAGCACAG GTACCTCCTCTTCATGAAGCTGGCTGCCCTGCAGTTGATGCAGCAGAAAGCCAGCAAGATGGAGAACCCCACCACACTGGAAAATGGTGACCCCCCCTCCTCGGAACCTAAGCCTGAAGACCCTCCGGGGCCCGAGGCAGGAAGCGAGGAGGAAGGCGGCAGTGCTAGCGGCCTCGCCAAGGTGAAGGAGCTGGCGGAGACCATCGCCTCAGACGACGGGACAG ACCCTCGGAGCCGAGAGGTGATCCGCAACGCGTGCAAGGCAGTGGGCTCCATCAGCTGCACAGCCTTTGACGTCCGCTTCAACCCTGACATCTTCTCACCAG GGGTTCGTTTCCCCGAGTCCTGCCAGGAGGAAGTTCGGGACCAGAAGCAGCTGCTGAAAGACGCCGCCGCCTTCCTGCTGTCCTGCCAGATCCCCGGCTTG GTGAAGGACTGCATAGACCATGCGGTGCTGCCCATGGATGGGGCCACGCTGGCTGAGGTGATGCGCCAGCGTGGCATCAACATGCGCTACCTGGGCAAGGTGCTGGACCTGGTGCTCCGGAGCCCGGCCCGAGAACAGCTGGACCACATCTAT AAAATTGGCATTGGAGAGCTCATCACCCGTTCTGCCAAGCACATCTTTAAGACCTATTTACAG GGAGTGGAGCTCTCGGGCCTCTCGGCTGCCATCAGCCACTTTCTGAACTGCTTCCTGAGCTCCTACCCCAACCCTGTGGCCCACCTGCCCGCCGACGAGCTGATCTCTAAGAagaggaacaggaggaggagaaacCGCCCCCCGGGGGCAGCAGATAACACGGCCTGGGCTGTCATGACCCCCCAGGAGCTCTGGAAGAACATCTGCCAGGAGGCCAAGAACTACTTTGGCTTCAGCCTCGAGTG TGAGACCGTGGACCAGGCTGTGGAGACCTATGGGCTGCAGAAGATAACGCTGCTGCGGGAAATCTCCCTGAAAACCGGAATCCAG ATCCTGCTGAAGGAGTACAGCTTTGACAGCCGCCACAAACCCGCCTTCACCGAGGAGGATGTGCTCAATATCTTCCCCGTGGTCAAGCATGTCAACCCGAAGGCCTCGGATGCCTTCCACTTCTTCCAGAGTGGGCAGGCCAAAGTACAGCAGG gcttcctgaaggagggcTGTGAGCTCATCAATGAGGCCCTGAACCTGTTTAACAACGTGTACGGAGCCATGCACGTGGAGATCTGTGCCTGCTTGCGCCTCCTTGCTCGTCTCCACTACATTATGGGTGACTACGCCGAG GCCCTGAGTAACCAGCAGAAGGCTGTGCTGATGAGCGAGCGAGTGATGGGCATCGAGCACCCCAATACCATCCAGGAATAT ATGCACCTGGCCCTGTACTGCTTCGCCAGCAGCCAGCTGTCCACGGCCCTGAGCCTGCTGTACCGCGCCCGCTACCTCACACTGCTGGTGTTCGGGGAGGACCACCCCGAGATGGCGCTGCTGGAC AACAACATCGGGCTGGTGCTGCACGGAGTGATGGAATACGACCTGTCGCTGCGCTTCCTGGAGAATGCGCTGGCTGTCAGCACCAAGTACCATGGGCCCAAGTCCCTCAAGGTGGCCCTCAG CCACCACCTTGTCGCCCGGGTCTACGAGAGCAAAGCCGAGTTCCGGTCAGCCCTGCAGCACGAGAAGGAGGGCTACACCATCTACAAGACCCAG CTGGGCGAGGACCACGAGAAGACCAAGGAGAGCTCCGAGTACCTCAAGTGCCTGACCCAGCAGGCCGTGGCCCTGCAGCGCACCATGAACGAGATCTACCGCAACGGCTCCAGCGCCAACATCCCGCCCCTCAAG TTCACAGCCCCCAGCATGGCCAGTGTCTTGGAACAGCTCAACGTCATCAACGGCATCCTCTTCATTCCTCTCAG CCAAAAAGACTTGGAGAACCTGAAAGCCGAGGTGGCACGGCGGCACCAGCTCCAGGAGGCCGGCAAAAACAGGGATAAGGCTGAGGAGCCCATGGCCACCGAGCCTGAGCCAGCGGGGGTCCCGGAGGATTcagcctcccagccccaggccgcCAAGGACCCTTCTTCCCTGGGCTTGCAGGGgtag
- the CLUH gene encoding clustered mitochondria protein homolog isoform X1 — MVIKTDELPVAAPADGAREPSSQAGGKGRPGAAALPSVMLLNGDCPESLKREERAAEPPRENGLDESEPGEETTGQEVIVIQDTGFSVKILAPGIEPFSLQVSPQEMVQEIHQVLMDREDTCHRTCFSLHLDGNMLDHFSELRSVEGLQEGSVLRVVEEPYTVREARIHVRHVRDLLKSLDPSDAFNGVDCNSLSFLSVFTDGDLGDSGKRKKGLEMDPIDCTPPEYILPGSRERPLCPLQPQNRDWKPLQCLKVLTMSGWNPPPGNRKMHGDLMYLFVITAEDRQVSITASTRGFYLNQSTAYHFNPKPASPRFLSHSLVELLNQISPTFKKNFAVLQKKRVQRHPFERIATPFQVYSWTAPQAEHAMDCVRAEDAYTSRLGYEEHIPGQTRDWNEELQTTRELPRKNLPERLLRERAIFKVHSDFTAAATRGAMAVIDGNVMAINPSEETKMQMFIWNNIFFSLGFDVRDHYKDFGGDVAAYVAPTNDLNGVRTYNAVDVEGLYTLGTVVVDYRGYRVTAQSIIPGILERDQEQSVIYGSIDFGKTVMSHPRYLELLERTSRPLKILRHRVLNDRGEEVELCSSVECKGIIGNDGRHYILDLLRTFPPDLNFLPVPGEALPEECTRAGFPRAHRHKLCCLRQELVDAFVEHRYLLFMKLAALQLMQQKASKMENPTTLENGDPPSSEPKPEDPPGPEAGSEEEGGSASGLAKVKELAETIASDDGTADPRSREVIRNACKAVGSISCTAFDVRFNPDIFSPGVRFPESCQEEVRDQKQLLKDAAAFLLSCQIPGLVKDCIDHAVLPMDGATLAEVMRQRGINMRYLGKVLDLVLRSPAREQLDHIYKIGIGELITRSAKHIFKTYLQGVELSGLSAAISHFLNCFLSSYPNPVAHLPADELISKKRNRRRRNRPPGAADNTAWAVMTPQELWKNICQEAKNYFGFSLECETVDQAVETYGLQKITLLREISLKTGIQILLKEYSFDSRHKPAFTEEDVLNIFPVVKHVNPKASDAFHFFQSGQAKVQQGFLKEGCELINEALNLFNNVYGAMHVEICACLRLLARLHYIMGDYAEALSNQQKAVLMSERVMGIEHPNTIQEYMHLALYCFASSQLSTALSLLYRARYLTLLVFGEDHPEMALLDNNIGLVLHGVMEYDLSLRFLENALAVSTKYHGPKSLKVALSHHLVARVYESKAEFRSALQHEKEGYTIYKTQLGEDHEKTKESSEYLKCLTQQAVALQRTMNEIYRNGSSANIPPLKFTAPSMASVLEQLNVINGILFIPLSQKDLENLKAEVARRHQLQEAGKNRDKAEEPMATEPEPAGVPEDSASQPQAAKDPSSLGLQG; from the exons ATGGTCATCAAAACGGACGAGTTGCCGGTCGCCGCCCCGGCCGACGGCGCCCGGGAGCCCAGCTCGCAGGCCGGTGGCAAGGGGCGGCCGGGCGCGGCCG CGCTGCCATCAGTCATGCTACTGAATGGAGACTGTCCAGAGAGcctaaaaagggaagaaagggctGCTGAGCCGCCCAGGGAAAATGGTCTGGATGAATCCGAGCCAGGAGAGGAGACGACTGGACAGGAGGTCATTGTCATTCAGGACACAGGCTTTTCTGTGAAGATCCTGGcacctgggattgagcccttctCTTTACAG GTGTCCCCCCAGGAGATGGTACAGGAGATCCACCAGGTACTCATGGACCGTGAAGACACGTGTCACCGCACCTGCTTCTCGCTGCACCTGGATGGCAACATGCTGGACCACTTCTCAGAGCTGCGCAGTGTCGAGGGGCTGCAGGAGGGCTCGGTGCTACGCGTGGTGGAAG AACCATACACGGTACGTGAGGCCCGCATCCACGTGCGCCATGTCCGAGACCTGCTCAAGAGCCTGGACCCATCTGATGCCTTCAACGGGGTTGATTGCAACTCCTTGTCCTTCCTGAGCGTCTTTACCGATGGCGACCTGGGAG ACAGCGGGAAGCGGAAGAAGGGCTTGGAGATGGACCCCATTGACTGCACACCACCTGAGTACATCCTTCCAGGGAGCCGGGAACGGCCGTTGTGTCCCCTGCAGCCCCAGAACCGTGACTGGAAG CCCCTGCAGTGCCTGAAAGTTCTTACCATGAGTGGCTGGAACCCACCCCCTGGGAACCGCAAGATGCATGGGGACCTCATGTACCTGTTTGTGATCACAGCCGAGGACCGGCAAGTCAGCATCACAGCATCCACGCGGGGCTTTTACCTGAACCA GTCCACGGCTTATCACTTCAATCCCAAGCCTGCCAGCCCCCGCTTCCTCAGCCATTCCCTAGTGGAGCTGCTCAACCAGATCAGCCCAACCTTCAAAAAAAACTTTGCCGTGCTGCAGAAGAAAAG GGTCCAGCGCCACCCATTCGAGAGGATTGCCACCCCGTTCCAGGTGTACAGCTGGACAGCACCCCAGGCAGAGCATGCTATGGACTGCGTGCGTGCGGAGGACGCCTACACCTCCAGGCTGGGCTATGAGGAGCACATCCCTGGACAG ACCCGGGACTGGAACGAGGAGCTGCAGACGACAAGGGAGCTTCCCCGCAAGAACCTGCCTGAGCGGCTCCTTCGAGAAAGAGCTATATTCAAG GTGCACAGCGACTTCACGGCTGCAGCCACACGGGGCGCCATGGCGGTCATCGACGGCAACGTGATGGCCATCAACCCCAGTGAGGAGACCAAGATGCAGATGTTCATCTGGAATAACATCTTCTTTAGCCTGGGCTTTGATGTTCGTGACCACTACAAGGACTTCGGTGGGGATGTGGCGGCCTACGTGGCGCCCACCAATGACCTGAATGGTGTGCGCACGTACAACGCCGTGGACGTGGAGGGGCTGTACACGCTGGGGACGGTGGTGGTGGATTACCGTGGCTACCGCGTCACGGCCCAGTCCATCATCCCTGGCATCCTGGAGCGGGACCAGGAGCAGAGCGTCATCTACGGCTCCATTGACTTTGGCAAGACGGTGATGTCGCACCCTAGATACCTGGAGCTGCTGGAACGTACTAGTCGGCCGCTCAAGATCCTGAGGCACCGGGTGCTCAACGACCGCGGCGAGGAGGTGGAGCTCTGCTCCTCCGTGGAGTGCAAGGGTATCATCGGCAACGACGGGCGCCACTACATCCTCGACTTGCTGCGCACCTTCCCCCCTGACCTCAACTTCCTGCCCGTGCCCGGCGAGGCGCTGCCCGAGGAGTGCACCCGCGCCGGCTTCCCCCGGGCGCACCGGCACAAGCTCTGTTGCCTGCGCCAGGAGCTGGTGGACGCCTTTGTGGAGCACAG GTACCTCCTCTTCATGAAGCTGGCTGCCCTGCAGTTGATGCAGCAGAAAGCCAGCAAGATGGAGAACCCCACCACACTGGAAAATGGTGACCCCCCCTCCTCGGAACCTAAGCCTGAAGACCCTCCGGGGCCCGAGGCAGGAAGCGAGGAGGAAGGCGGCAGTGCTAGCGGCCTCGCCAAGGTGAAGGAGCTGGCGGAGACCATCGCCTCAGACGACGGGACAG CAGACCCTCGGAGCCGAGAGGTGATCCGCAACGCGTGCAAGGCAGTGGGCTCCATCAGCTGCACAGCCTTTGACGTCCGCTTCAACCCTGACATCTTCTCACCAG GGGTTCGTTTCCCCGAGTCCTGCCAGGAGGAAGTTCGGGACCAGAAGCAGCTGCTGAAAGACGCCGCCGCCTTCCTGCTGTCCTGCCAGATCCCCGGCTTG GTGAAGGACTGCATAGACCATGCGGTGCTGCCCATGGATGGGGCCACGCTGGCTGAGGTGATGCGCCAGCGTGGCATCAACATGCGCTACCTGGGCAAGGTGCTGGACCTGGTGCTCCGGAGCCCGGCCCGAGAACAGCTGGACCACATCTAT AAAATTGGCATTGGAGAGCTCATCACCCGTTCTGCCAAGCACATCTTTAAGACCTATTTACAG GGAGTGGAGCTCTCGGGCCTCTCGGCTGCCATCAGCCACTTTCTGAACTGCTTCCTGAGCTCCTACCCCAACCCTGTGGCCCACCTGCCCGCCGACGAGCTGATCTCTAAGAagaggaacaggaggaggagaaacCGCCCCCCGGGGGCAGCAGATAACACGGCCTGGGCTGTCATGACCCCCCAGGAGCTCTGGAAGAACATCTGCCAGGAGGCCAAGAACTACTTTGGCTTCAGCCTCGAGTG TGAGACCGTGGACCAGGCTGTGGAGACCTATGGGCTGCAGAAGATAACGCTGCTGCGGGAAATCTCCCTGAAAACCGGAATCCAG ATCCTGCTGAAGGAGTACAGCTTTGACAGCCGCCACAAACCCGCCTTCACCGAGGAGGATGTGCTCAATATCTTCCCCGTGGTCAAGCATGTCAACCCGAAGGCCTCGGATGCCTTCCACTTCTTCCAGAGTGGGCAGGCCAAAGTACAGCAGG gcttcctgaaggagggcTGTGAGCTCATCAATGAGGCCCTGAACCTGTTTAACAACGTGTACGGAGCCATGCACGTGGAGATCTGTGCCTGCTTGCGCCTCCTTGCTCGTCTCCACTACATTATGGGTGACTACGCCGAG GCCCTGAGTAACCAGCAGAAGGCTGTGCTGATGAGCGAGCGAGTGATGGGCATCGAGCACCCCAATACCATCCAGGAATAT ATGCACCTGGCCCTGTACTGCTTCGCCAGCAGCCAGCTGTCCACGGCCCTGAGCCTGCTGTACCGCGCCCGCTACCTCACACTGCTGGTGTTCGGGGAGGACCACCCCGAGATGGCGCTGCTGGAC AACAACATCGGGCTGGTGCTGCACGGAGTGATGGAATACGACCTGTCGCTGCGCTTCCTGGAGAATGCGCTGGCTGTCAGCACCAAGTACCATGGGCCCAAGTCCCTCAAGGTGGCCCTCAG CCACCACCTTGTCGCCCGGGTCTACGAGAGCAAAGCCGAGTTCCGGTCAGCCCTGCAGCACGAGAAGGAGGGCTACACCATCTACAAGACCCAG CTGGGCGAGGACCACGAGAAGACCAAGGAGAGCTCCGAGTACCTCAAGTGCCTGACCCAGCAGGCCGTGGCCCTGCAGCGCACCATGAACGAGATCTACCGCAACGGCTCCAGCGCCAACATCCCGCCCCTCAAG TTCACAGCCCCCAGCATGGCCAGTGTCTTGGAACAGCTCAACGTCATCAACGGCATCCTCTTCATTCCTCTCAG CCAAAAAGACTTGGAGAACCTGAAAGCCGAGGTGGCACGGCGGCACCAGCTCCAGGAGGCCGGCAAAAACAGGGATAAGGCTGAGGAGCCCATGGCCACCGAGCCTGAGCCAGCGGGGGTCCCGGAGGATTcagcctcccagccccaggccgcCAAGGACCCTTCTTCCCTGGGCTTGCAGGGgtag